In Rana temporaria chromosome 3, aRanTem1.1, whole genome shotgun sequence, a single window of DNA contains:
- the LOC120933422 gene encoding gastrula zinc finger protein XlCGF71.1-like, which produces MDGAGERPFPCTECDKSFTAKKYLIIHQRIHTGEKPFMCSECDKSFLRKSDLIKHLRIHTGEKPYHCSECDQKFSQKISLTDHKIIHTGVGPYQCTECDKYFNNKSLLTRHKQIHTGEKPFRCSECNKCFSRISNLYAHQRIHTGEKPFRCSECNKCFSSISNLYTHQRIHTGEKPFRCSECNKSFSMISGLYKHQRIHIGEKPFRCSECKKCFTNKSNLIDHQRIHTGEKPFRCSKCAKFFSQKSNLNQHLKRHT; this is translated from the coding sequence ATGGATGGAGCAGGTGAAAGGCCATTTCCTTGCACTGAATGTGACAAATcctttacagcaaaaaaatatttaattattcATCAGAGGATTCATACAGGAGAAAAGCCATTTATGTGTTCAGAATGTGACAAGAGCTTCTTACGAAAGAGTGATCTTATTAAGCATCtgaggattcacacaggagagaagccatatcactGTTCTGAATGTGATCaaaaattttcacaaaaaatttCATTGACTGATCACAAGATTATTCACACAGGAGTGGGGCCATATCAGTGTACTGAATGTGACAAATATTTCAACAACAAATCACTTCTCACAAGACATAAgcagattcacactggagagaagcctttCAGATGTTCAGAATGTAACAAGTGCTTCTCAAGGATATCCAATCTTTATGCACAtcagaggattcacacaggagagaagcctttCAGATGTTCAGAATGTAACAAGTGCTTCTCAAGTATATCCAATCTTTATACACAtcagaggattcacacaggagagaagcctttCAGATGTTCAGAATGTAACAAGTCCTTCTCAATGATATCCGGTCTTTATAAACATCAAAGGATTCACATAGGAGAGAAGCCATTCAGATGTTcagaatgtaaaaaatgttttacaaataaatcaaaTCTGATCGATCACCAGAGGatccacacaggagagaagccatttaGATGTTCAAAATGTGCAAAATTCTTCTCACAAAAGTCAAATCTGAATCAACACCTAAAAAGACATACATAG